In Erwinia pyrifoliae DSM 12163, the genomic window TGATCCGCGCAGGCGGGATGGCTAAATGAAAAAAACGACCTTGTTGGCTCCACCGGAAAGTGCATCGCTACTGACGCAGATGGTTCAGCGCCTGCCATTGTCCGATACGCATTTTAAGCGTATCAGTCAGTTGATTTATCAGCGGGCTGGCATTGTTCTCGCCGACCATAAGAGCGAAATGGTTTACAACCGCCTGGTGCGCAGGTTGCGCACCCTGAACATTAACGATTTTGGTCACTATCTTGCGCTGCTGGAAAAGGACACCAGTAGCGCCGAATGGCAGGCGTTTATTAACGCCCTGACCACTAACCTGACGGCCTTTTTCCGTGAGGCGCACCATTTTCCGATTCTGGCGGCTCATGCGGCGCGTCATACGGGGAATTACAGCGTCTGGTGTGCGGCGGCATCAACCGGAGAAGAGCCTTACTCCATCGCCATGACGCTGGCAGAAACAGCGGGTGGCGAGGCGGGGAAATTTCAGATCCATGCCAGTGATATTGATACTCAGGTATTAGAAAAGGCGCTGGCAGGAGTATACCGCCAGGAAGAGCTACGCACGCTATCGCAACCACAGCTACAGCGCTTTTTTCTGCGCGGTACCGGCCCGCAAGAGGGCATGGTGCGGGTGCGGCCGGAGCTGACGAATCGGGTCACCTTTTCTCAACTCAACCTGCTGGCGAATGACTGGGCGCTACCCGGAACATTTAACGCGATATTCTGCCGTAACGTGATGATCTATTTTGATAAAGAGACGCAGGAGAAGATCTTACGGCGTTTCGTGCCCTTACTAAAACCGGGCGGCCTGCTGTTTGCCGGTCACTCAGAAAACTTTAGCCAAATCAGTAAAGAGTTCTATCTGCGAGGCCAGACGGTCTATGGACTGACTAAGGAAAGATGATGAGTAAAATCAGAGTACTATGCGTTGATGATTCGGCCCTGATGCGTCAGTTAATGACCGAAATTGTCAACAGTCATGCCGATATGGAGATGGTCGCTTCAGCGCCGGATCCGCTAGTGGCAAGGGATTTGATCAAGCAATTCAATCCGGATGTATTAACCCTGGATGTTGAAATGCCGCGCATGGACGGCCTCGACTTTCTGGAAAAGCTGATGCGTCTGCGCCCGATGCCGGTTGTTATGGTCTCATCACTGACCGGGCAAGGCTCAGAGATCACTCTGCGTGCGCTGGAGCTGGGGGCGGTGGACTTCGTCACCAAGCCGTCGCTGGGGATCCGCGATGGGATGCTGGCCTACAGCCAGACTATCGCTGACAAGGTGCGCGCCGCTTCCCGCGCCCGCCTGCATCCGCGCAGCGCGCAGCCCGCACCGGTGATGCTTAAGGCTGGACCGCTGCTAAGCAGTGAAAAGCTGATCGCCATTGGTGCGTCGACCGGCGGTACGGAGGCCATTCGCCATGTGCTGCAACCGTTGCCGATAACCAGTCCGGCACTGCTGATTACGCAACATATGCCCGCCGGCTTCACTCGCTCCTTTGCCGACCGCCTGAATAAGCTGTGCCAGATCACGGTGAAAGAAGCGGAGGATGGGGAACGTATTCTGCCCGGCCACGCCTATATTGCACCGGGTGCCATGCACCTTGAGCTGGCGCGTAGCGGTGCCAATTACCAGGTCAAATTGAATGACGGGCCATCCGTGAATCGTCACAAACCGTCAGTTGACGTGCTGTTCAACTCCGTGGCGCATTTTGCCGGACGAAATGCCGTCGGGGTGATCCTCACCGGTATGGGAAGCGATGGCGCTGCCGGAATGCTGGCGATGAACAAGGCGGGAGCCTGGACTATCGCCCAGAATGAAGCAAGCTGTGTGGTATTTGGCATGCCCCGTGAGGCAATAGCCCTTGGGGGAGCCAGTGAAGTGGTCGATCTTCACCAAATCAGCCAGCACATGCTGGCAAAAATTAGCGTCGGACAGGCGTTACGTATCTAGGCCGTGTCGCACAGGTCAGGTTATCTCACAGCACCACGCTGGTGTGAGGGTGCGGCAAAGTCTGAACCGGTCCTCGTAGGGCTACAAAAAACGGGAGTAGTTATGGTCGATAAAAATATGCGATTTTTGGTGGTAGACGACTTCAACACGATGCGTCGTATCGTCCGCAACCTTTTGAAAGAGCTGGGCTTCAACAACGTTGAAGAAGCGGAAGACGGCGTTGATGCGCTGAATAAGCTGCGCGCCGGGGGGTTTGACTTCGTGGTTTCTGACTGGAACATGCCCAATATGGACGGGCTGGAACTGTTGAAAACCATTCGATCGGACGGCGCGTTGGGCAAGTTACCGGTTCTGATGGTAACGGCTGAAGCCAAGAAAGAGAACATCATTGCTGCGGCCCAGGCTGGCGCCAGCGGCTATGTGGTTAAACCCTTTACAGCGGCTACCCTGGAAGAGAAGTTAGGCAAAATCTTCGAAAAACTGGGTATGTAAGTTAGGAGCCGAGATGAGTACTATTCCGAAACCAAATGTCGATGCTGCTTCGGCACAGGACATTATCTCCAAAATTGGTTCACTGACGCGGATGCTGCGCGACAGCTTGCGCGAGCTTGGGCTGGATCAGGCGATTGCCGAAGCGGCAGAGGCGATCCCCGATGCCCGCGATCGCCTCGATTATGTAGTACAGATGACTGCTCAGGCGGCAGATCGCGCGTTGAACTGCGTAGAAGCTTCCCAGCCGCGCCAGACGCAGTTGGAAGATGGAGCGAAGCAACTCAAAGGCCGTTGGGATGAGTGGTTTGAAAATCCTATCGAACTGGCAGATGCTCGCTCTTTGGTTTCGGACACGCGCGGCTATCTGGAAGCAGTGCCGGGACATACGTCTTTCACTAATGCCCAGCTGATGGAAATCATGATGGCTCAGGACTTCCAGGATCTGACCGGGCAGGTGATTAAACGCATGATGGATGTGATCCAGGAAATCGAGCGTCAGCTGCTGACGGTTCTGCTTGAAAACGTCCCTGATCAAGGTCAGCGTGTCAAAAAAGAGACCAATAATTTGCTTAATGGCCCGCAGATTAATGCGGCCGCGCCAAACGTGGTGGCAAGCCAGGATCAGGTTGACGACCTGCTGGATAGTCTCGGGTTCTGATATCGCGGGGCGGACGGCATCCGCCCCTGTTTTCCCGCCTCGTTGCCCCCCACTTTCAGCCATTCCATAAATAACCCCCTATTTACCTGCTTACTCGCGGCATTACCCCGGTGTGAATTTGGCATCCTACCCGCTGTCATTCCGTGCTGAAGGTCAGAGTCCGTGTCTCAGGATAGCGATGAGGAAAAAACAGAGTCCCCCACGGCGCACCGACTGGAAAAGGCGCGTGAAGAAGGGCAGATCCCGCGCTCGCGTGAACTGACATCGCTCCTGATGCTGATGACCGGGCTGAGCATTCTGTGGGTCGGGGGCGAGTGGATGGGGCGCAAAATGGGTGCGCTGCTGGCCGATGGTCTGGTATTCAATCATTCGGTCGTCAGTGATACCAGTCAGATGCTGCGTCTGATCGCGAATATGCTGCTGCAGGCGGTGATGGCGGTACTGCCGATGATGTTTGGCCTGGTGGTGGTGGCGATTGCTGCGCCGATGTTACTCGGCGGACTGGTGATTAGCGGTAAAGCGATCAAGTTTGACCCCGGAAAAATGAATCCCATCAAGGGATTGGGCAAACTGTTCTCGGTACAATCCGCAGCGGAATTGCTCAAGGCGGTGCTGAAAGCCACGCTGGTGGGCGTTGTTTGCGGTTTATATATCTGGCACCACTGGGCCGGGATGCTGCATTTGATGGCGGAATCTCCGCTTACCGCGCTGGCGGGTGCGATGAACATGATCGCCATGTGCTGCATTCTGGTGGTGCTCGGTTTGTCACCGATGGTCGGCTTTGACGTGTTTTACCAGCTCTTTAGCTATTTCAAAAATTTGCGTATGTCTCACCAGGACATACGCGATGAGCACAAACAGCAGGAAGGTGACCCGCATGTTAAAGGGCGGATCCGGCAGCAGATGCGCGCCGCCGCCCGCCGGCGGATGATGGCCGATGTGCCGAAAGCCGATGTCATCGTCACTAACCCGACTCACTACTCTGTGGCGTTGCAGTATGACGAGAAAAAAATGAGCGCGCCTAAAGTTGTGGCCAAAGGCGCTGGGGATATTGCCTTGCGCATCCGCGAGCTGGGGGCAGCAAACCGCATCCCTGTCCTTGAAGCTCCGCCGCTGGCGCGAGCACTCTATCGCCACAGTGAGATTGGCCAGCATATCCCGGGCGCATTGTATGCAGCCGTGGCCGAGGTACTGGCCTGGGTTTGGCAACTGCGCCGCTGGAAAGTGGAAGGGGGGCTTGTCCCGAAACGACCTGTTAAACTGCCGGTGCCGGAAGCGCTGGACTTCGCTGGAGAACAAAAATCTGATGGCTAATCTGGCCGCTTTACTTCGCTTACCGGGCAACCTGAAAGACACGCAGTGGAAAGTGCTGGCCGGTCCAATTTTGATCCTGCTGATCCTGTCGATGATGGTGCTGCCGCTACCGCCGTTCATCCTTGACCTGCTGTTCACCTTTAATATTGCCTTATCGATTATGGTGCTGCTGGTGGCGATGT contains:
- the cheY gene encoding chemotaxis response regulator CheY; this translates as MVDKNMRFLVVDDFNTMRRIVRNLLKELGFNNVEEAEDGVDALNKLRAGGFDFVVSDWNMPNMDGLELLKTIRSDGALGKLPVLMVTAEAKKENIIAAAQAGASGYVVKPFTAATLEEKLGKIFEKLGM
- the flhB gene encoding flagellar biosynthesis protein FlhB — translated: MSQDSDEEKTESPTAHRLEKAREEGQIPRSRELTSLLMLMTGLSILWVGGEWMGRKMGALLADGLVFNHSVVSDTSQMLRLIANMLLQAVMAVLPMMFGLVVVAIAAPMLLGGLVISGKAIKFDPGKMNPIKGLGKLFSVQSAAELLKAVLKATLVGVVCGLYIWHHWAGMLHLMAESPLTALAGAMNMIAMCCILVVLGLSPMVGFDVFYQLFSYFKNLRMSHQDIRDEHKQQEGDPHVKGRIRQQMRAAARRRMMADVPKADVIVTNPTHYSVALQYDEKKMSAPKVVAKGAGDIALRIRELGAANRIPVLEAPPLARALYRHSEIGQHIPGALYAAVAEVLAWVWQLRRWKVEGGLVPKRPVKLPVPEALDFAGEQKSDG
- the cheZ gene encoding protein phosphatase CheZ, which gives rise to MSTIPKPNVDAASAQDIISKIGSLTRMLRDSLRELGLDQAIAEAAEAIPDARDRLDYVVQMTAQAADRALNCVEASQPRQTQLEDGAKQLKGRWDEWFENPIELADARSLVSDTRGYLEAVPGHTSFTNAQLMEIMMAQDFQDLTGQVIKRMMDVIQEIERQLLTVLLENVPDQGQRVKKETNNLLNGPQINAAAPNVVASQDQVDDLLDSLGF
- a CDS encoding protein-glutamate methylesterase/protein-glutamine glutaminase, yielding MSKIRVLCVDDSALMRQLMTEIVNSHADMEMVASAPDPLVARDLIKQFNPDVLTLDVEMPRMDGLDFLEKLMRLRPMPVVMVSSLTGQGSEITLRALELGAVDFVTKPSLGIRDGMLAYSQTIADKVRAASRARLHPRSAQPAPVMLKAGPLLSSEKLIAIGASTGGTEAIRHVLQPLPITSPALLITQHMPAGFTRSFADRLNKLCQITVKEAEDGERILPGHAYIAPGAMHLELARSGANYQVKLNDGPSVNRHKPSVDVLFNSVAHFAGRNAVGVILTGMGSDGAAGMLAMNKAGAWTIAQNEASCVVFGMPREAIALGGASEVVDLHQISQHMLAKISVGQALRI
- the cheR gene encoding protein-glutamate O-methyltransferase CheR, whose protein sequence is MKKTTLLAPPESASLLTQMVQRLPLSDTHFKRISQLIYQRAGIVLADHKSEMVYNRLVRRLRTLNINDFGHYLALLEKDTSSAEWQAFINALTTNLTAFFREAHHFPILAAHAARHTGNYSVWCAAASTGEEPYSIAMTLAETAGGEAGKFQIHASDIDTQVLEKALAGVYRQEELRTLSQPQLQRFFLRGTGPQEGMVRVRPELTNRVTFSQLNLLANDWALPGTFNAIFCRNVMIYFDKETQEKILRRFVPLLKPGGLLFAGHSENFSQISKEFYLRGQTVYGLTKER